The Epinephelus fuscoguttatus linkage group LG7, E.fuscoguttatus.final_Chr_v1 DNA window agtgtggagaaaaacatggaacagacacacagacagacagacagagttttcatcgtTAAATAGTAAGATTTATTCCAGGCTGCACTTTTAAAGTagagaggaaaaccttgtggagttgtggcagcagatgCCTTGTCTGTATGATGTGTCCAATAGCTCTTGCCATGATCATGTAAGCATTGAAGGAAATAACGGCAGAGTAGCAGCTGTCAGATgagcaacctagcagctagcaaacacacacagacacacagcagtatatagtgcccacaaactttaggttatttaataatgtgaccctCTATGTTTTGCTTCACAGTCGGAGAAGTAATAAGTTGTGCAGCATCCTTGTGCATTCAGAATCTGCTGCTAACATATCAGCTACAGGCGAGTGCAAACAAGAGAAGACACTAAAATATTTAGATGGTATATGTAGTCAGGGGTTCCTGctgtgtctctctttcagcGAAGtggtccttggcctgaaaaacgTTGAAGACCCCTGCCTTAAGTCATATAATAAGAGAAAAATGTTAGAAGAAAACTGCATGACGGTTTGAGACAATGATATGATGAGTCACTTAGCCTTCGTAACCTGCACTACATAGCTCTActtcaacaaataaaataaggTTCATATTTCAAACTGTGTatgaagttttatttttctcatatgTTCTTGTGTGTTGGAGCTTCTGGAGGTCCCTCTGTGGTCAACACATGAATCTGGGACCGCTCACGCGAACCAGCTCCCAATTGCCTTTCCAAGTTTGTCAACCGCTCTAACTATACATTTACCAACTACCACCAGAGGATATAACGGATTAATACCCTCAGCTTCTTCTCGGGCCTCACTTTCATACTTGTTCTGCAGCTTATTTCTTTCCTCTCTCAGCTCTCTTTCTTGCTGTTCAGTTATTTTACTCAGCAGGTTTTTCATctccctttccttttcttttctctctgcttctctctcttccATAAACCTCATTCTTTCCTCAGTCACCTCCTGCTTCTGCCTcatcctctcctcatctctctccctcctctccctgtctctgaCAGCCTGGAATTGAGCGTATATTTTCTTCATCTGGTTTTCATATTTTTCCTGAATCTTCCTCTCCagctcttctctttctttctgcatttgttcttctttctctttcaggATGCGTTGTTTCTCCTCTTCGATTGCCCTCTCAGCCTCCTGGAACATCTCGCTGGTGTAGTGGCTTCCTCCGTTCTTCTGGACTATGTTTCTGATCTTCTGGAGCAGCTCAGTGACCTGAGAGCGATCCTTCAGCTCGTTGTTGAAGACGTGGTACTGGCCGTTACACCTGGCCACGAGTTCTTGAAGCTCTGAGCTTTCACCCAAGAATTCCTCCATAGTGGTGCCTTTAATGAGGTCACCACCAGTGAAGAGAACCATGCTGTACTGGTTCGCCGCCTGGCCAAAGATTTCTTCAATCTTTTGCACCGTCTGCTTTTCTTCCTCAGTGAATCTGCCCAGCCTGATGACCACCAGGAACACGTGGGGTCCAGGAGCAATGTAAGAGATGCACTGGCATAAATCTTTAGTTGTTTTAGTGGAGCCAAACCTGGTGTCAAACAGGCCCGGGGTGTCAATGACTGCAACCCGTTGCTTGTCCACCTCACCTCTGCCCTTAGAGCAGTCGACAGTCATAGACTTTGAACTGAACTTGGATTCAAAGCACGCTCGTCCCAGAATCGTGTTTCCGGAGGCACTCTTCCCAGATCCAGTCTTCCCGACCATCACTATCCTGAGCTCCTCATCATTTCTGAAGAGGCTTCCTGTGGAGAATAATGAATGACACTGAATAAGAATCCTATACATCGTATCATCACATCGCAAACCTAGTCACTAAAGGAAAATGTTGCTGCGTGTTTTGCAAACTATGAATAAGTTAAATTTGCACTTTTCCTGTGTATTATATCAGTGTTGTCAAAGTGACGTTGTATAAATACTGACTTTTTCATCAGTTTGACATCCGGTGAAGGGGATGATGGATAGTTTAACACCTAGACAAGATGCCTGCCGAGCTTAAGACCACAGTCTAGACACAAACTACAAAACCGGTTGTGATTTAGCAAGTTAATGCCGTTTCCATCAGCCTTTTAGGCGTCAtacgtgggtgtttttagccacctgtcggcggggatagtgccacaaaaagcagttgttttttagttcGGCATTTCTAGCAGGGACTTTGCCCCCAAAACCTGGTATTTTAAGTCTAGACATGAACCATAACTagtagttcagtcaggaacacttagtcaaagaaaactttatttccatttccatGTGATTAAGGGAGCCTAATGTTCAATCAGAGTTACAACACAGCTACCAATGTGCagaatattataataatactaGCATTTTATCTAGCGGCTGGGTTCAACCATGGAGGGATTACTGAACAGACCTACTGAGCACAGACCCAGGGACCAAAGTGTTAGGGTGGCCCCACTGGACCTCACCTGCAAGCCATTTGAGTTGACATGTACTTAGCAGGAAAAGatttaaaatgatcacaaagaaaATATATGCAACAATAATTTCAAAAAGGCTGAACTCCTTTATACCAGAAATAATAGAGGAGAATCAAACAGGGTTTATAAGAGGACGTCAGACGCATGACAACATTAGAAGAACACTACATGTAGTGGAGCaagcaaaacaagacaaaaagagCACTGTATTAGTAATTATCGACGCAGAGAAAGCTTTTGATTGTGTCAATTGGAAATTTTTATATAAAGTACTAGAGAGATTTGGATTTAGCAATAAATCAGTACAGTGCATAAAAACACTCTACCAACAACCAACTGCAAGAATTAAAATTAATGGGGGCCTGACAGACAAAATAAGATTGCAGAGATCAACAAGGCAAGGATGCTGTCTGTCACCCACTCTATTTGCCCTGTTTATAGAGCCGCTTGCGCAGGCTATTAGACAGGACGAAGAGATCAAAGGAGTGGTGGTGAATGGCATAGAACAAAAATAGGACTTTTCGCAGATGACGTAATAACCTATCTTGAGCGCCCAAATGAGTCATTACCTGTGTTGATGAAACTTTTGGAAGCATTTGGGCGCCTATCaggatataaaataaatgtcacaaagacacagatatTAGCACTCAATTATAGTCCACCAAAAGAGATCCAagaattatttaattttaattggaAACTCAAGAGAATTGAATATTTGGGGTCACAATCACAAAAGGACTAGCTAAACTATATAAATCCAACTACGGCAAGATAAATCAGGAAATACAAAAAGATATTGAAAGATGGTCCACACTAACACTAGATCTCAGCTCACGAATACAGATAATCAGGATGAATCTTCTACCAAGGCTCTTGTACCTATTCCAATCCTTACCAGTAGAGGTCCCACAGTCTCAATTTATGAGCTGGAATAGAATAATTTCAAGGTTTGTTTGGGGTGGAAAAAGGCCTAGAATAAGATTGGAGACTCTCCAGCTGTCGAAGGATGAAGGTGGGATGGGACTTCCAAACTTGAAAGCATACTTCCATGCAGCCCAGTTGAGGTATATTGTTGGATTGTGTAAACCAGACTACACTGCGAAGTGGAAAGAGATGGAAACACAACTTGGCGAATACCCGCTACAGACTATTATAGGAGATGAAGACATATACAAGGTGATGAAAGACCAAGTAAACCCAATTACAACGTTCACACTAAAATTATGGttcaacataataaaaaaatataagatCCAGAAAGATGCCAATCTATTAAAGTGGGTGGCATATGATAGCAAATTCAAACCTGCTAGATATGATAAAGGGTTTAGGCGGTGGACAACCAAGGGAATCACAGCATGGTGTGTGCTAATGAAGAATGGACAGCTGGAGAGTTtccaaaatataaaagaaaaatacgATTTAGATAAACATGAATTctatagatatctacaacttAGGGATTACTTCACGAAAGAGATCAGGATGGACCCCTCCGGAGAAGTGAATGGTGTGATCCAACTCATAATCAGCACATACAAAGAAACCAAAGTTAGAATTGTGTCCGGGTTATATAAAAAATTGATATTAAATAAACACTCAACTAAATACATAAAAGAAAGATGGGAATCAGAATTTCAGATAAAAATCACAGATGAAGAGTGGCTAAACATGTGGAAAATTCACCACACATCCACTAGTTCAAGGATCTGGAGGGAGTTCTCCTGGAAAAATCTGATTCGATTTTTTATTTCACCCAAAGTCAAGAGTAAACAGTTGAACAAAAATGTACCCTGTTGGAGAGACTGTGGAGTAATGAATGCGGATCTCTTGCATATTTTCTGGAAATGTGATAAAATCAGACGGTTTTGGAAAATGCTACACGATACACTGTTGAAAATATTTGGATATAAGATTCCAATGTCTGGTATAGTATTGTATCTGTGTAACTTATGTGACAAAAATATAAGAACAAGGGACAGATACCTGGTAAAAATATTACTAACAGCAGCTAAAAAAGCTATCACAAAAAAATGGGGAAGGGAAGATATCCCTACACAAGACCAATGGACTCAACTGGTTGAGGGAATCTACACAATGGAAAAAATGATACACCGCTTGAGACTACAGGAAGCTCAGTTCGAAGAGAAATGGATGAGATGGACAAAATTTATGGATGAACAGCGACAAAACAAAAGACTTGATTGAACAAAAGACAGTGGAATATGGACAGATTGTTTTGGAAGTGACTCCCATAcgtttatatttgtttgtgtgtttacttgtATTCATTTAGTTGTTACAactttgtaaaagaaaaattttaaataaaaaccaaagtgataaaaaaaaaaatgatcacaaagagatgcaaatagacaaaaaaataactaaatgatcacaaagacacaaaaatgagcaataaaagacactaaattacctcagagagacacaaaaccacaactATCAACTAACAACTCACAAAtatcaagtgtgtgtgtcttgctcttGAGGTGTGGGCCAGCTGTGTGCTCggtgcttcccaaacagacagtccAACaaggaactgaactgaaagtgaactGACAGTTTTTAAACATATGTCCTaatattgttttgctgttattaaacaCAGACCCCTgtgacttaaattcatcaatgaATGCAATGCAagattagggctgggcggtatgacaaaaTGTTCATATCacggttttaagaaaaaatcataTCGGTTTCACGGTATTTCGCTCAGATTCGGCCAACTTAACacgctgctgtgttgtgctatggcctgtgccggaatttgttatttacctgacaacacctgaacacagcaCACGCTCTGCTCCATTAGtgctagagcttagattctctgcccgagagagagagagagagagagagagagagagagagagagagagagagagagatgactaCAGGTTGCAATTCACAgatacagaaagagagagagggggggtggtAGAGGTAAGTGGGAGGGACAGCGGCTTTCCGTGCCTCCAaaaaatatgccctattcattcagtgtttacccaacacgctcaatacatggacatgcaatgacaaattgtcattaacttattacgttataaaaaacgatggaaatatggacttacccatgtttaaaatgacctgtttaAGTGAAAAAACGAGCACTGACGGGAACGAGTGGAGTCTATGTTTCACCGACacggagagcgcaggagaaatgcgctgcctgtgtggacagtcaagcgccaGCGAGTATACTCGCAGGACTTCCGCGGCACTAACGCGCTCGGTGTGTCCTTAgcgttaattataacagccaacttattgaaaaatgtcgggtttaaatagGGCTCGGGCCgttaattacagttaattggacagGCCGGCCGGTCCCGGACTTatttttttgggcccgatctaagctctaattAGTGCTGTGctcggttataattgtctcGGACTCGGGACGGGTCGccttcggtcaggaaaatgcggctcgagccgtgctctagtgtgctcacctgtgtgtgtgcgctttgtctgtgtgtgtgtgtgtgggtgtgtgtgcgcatcGGGGCGAAACttcgccgtgcgcgatacagagggcagaggagaattgtaaacgtcGGTGCGCCGCTgttagttgcatataggggaaacactgctctgttTGGTAGCtatgagttcttctgggtcatcgtgtACAGTTGCTTCACTTTAAGGACTCTCTCCAGCAACCATTCTCGCCTCTTAACGTTTCTATATGCTCTCACTCTCGCCTGCTCAAGCCATAGACATAtttacatagacgccgcattgactgcTGCTGCCTGTCGGAGCCGACGCCCTCgctggccgccatcttggatgggtctcgcttcgcctccacagtaaattcacttctattgaggaaggagctgtatgcacaagtaaaatagaataactcactgaattttcaactgattttcacgcggtttggtttgttacaaacggcacacatgtagttgtgatacaggatgctttgtggatgcactgtggaggcgaagcgagacctatccaagatggcggccagcGAGGACACGCTCAGGcagtcgatgcggcgtctatagctgtgtatatatgtctatgctcAAGCgtgcctgtggtgtgcagcggtgaaatgggtccctactgaaacactttcccgccGCGCACGTTCCGGACtttgtttgggctattcaccaGTATagcggtatatgaaaaattcatatcacaacgaaaataaataccggttttcGGTACGAACCGGTATACTGCCCAGCACTATGCAAGATCATAGTTTTctcacaaattcagtgtaacatggGCTGAGTAAACCATTTAGAAATGGTCATCTGGGGAGTGAAGTGTTCCTTTTATGTAAAAACACATCTCCCAGATTTTCCTCCAAAAAGGAGTAGTCAGattctttaaaacaaaaacagcatccATCTCAAAAACTAATCTATTTGCTGGTGACCAGGAAATCAGGATTTTTTGACTGAATGAATCATCACAATGTATATAAGAGCTCCAGAATTTAGTCAGATTAAGATCTTGGAACAAAAGGTTAGTttagaaatacaaaataatataaatgtcTTTGTGGGAACTAATTGCATAAAATCCAATTACTCAGATCACTGAGTGTTATATCACCgtaaaataattgtattttaaaatgactcACCTGAGTTGCTGGCCATGTTTGAGCTTTAAGGGTTGCTGGTCGTCTTTGGTTGAAGAGTTCAATctgtctgctgcagctcctGTTTATAAAATGGCTATATGCAGCAAACCACACCCGCAAACCCAGAGAAAGTGAAACTAAagctttatgtttttgtttcagttacaggaggatttttttttaacagatggagtaaagaaaaaagaaatatattaataGCACAAGATACAGTCTTTAAccacttaaaataaatatatctaGCAAAACAGCAAGAGATGCTCTATCTCAGTAAAGTCCCGCAAACACAGTCATTTATTCCAAATTAAGTCATCAAGATATTGTATCACATTGTATTTGTTACTGAAGGTTAGTTCGTAGAGAAAACAAATGTTTCTCATTAAAATGCTTATCTATGCAGTAACCAAACCTAATGAATACATGTACTCTGTAGTAGGAGGCTGAAGTTTTGATATGGAGGTGCATTCATATACTGTTTTTGAATGATTGTATTGGCAACAGTGAGCCTGCAcactataaaacaaacaaacaaaaatcacatcagggatttttgcttatttaaaggagcaataagcgaaattcatcatttctacattgaaggaattaaaaaattgctatgtgaagaactagaggtgtaatttcatctggagtatagcatgacctcacacaccctctctctgtgttgatctccagccccagCCAAAGCAGGGATTGAAACACTGCCTCAGAACACTTGTGCTTCAAAAGATCGACATAGTGTCGAGCAAACTGGCTCGAGCGTAACATCACTAGAGGTCCAACgtttccagcgagaggagagggagaaataaaacaaaataagataaaataggaaaaacctgtctccctcttttattttattttcagcgtttaatcaaggcggaggggggcggctggaggtccgaggcttccagcgaggggagaggtagaaacaaacagccaatgtgtgtgtatgtttatgttcaggtgttgtcacgtaaataacagcgctcaagcaataaacaggacagacaataggattttatttatttttacactacattttcactgaaagctgaccgaatccgacccaagcctgaatacaatttatagctacatttttgaccaaacccggccaacccgtcgggtaccgtcgggctcggatcgccacactctagtgtgtgtatgtgtcccctattggggcctatctgaatttctgtctttgagagatattattttgtaatataactgaattttctatccatacatataaattttaaatatattaaaatgataaggaatctttgagtaaactgcgagtatcatttaagtaggctatgtcgtggccagccgagtgtcctcttttttggaaatcaaaatatggtcaccctaaacAAGCTGAAGACAGTAatacggacaggatgaaacagtggctatttgtgctggacatcgacccccacacgcctgtggaaatcgtccggaaaatgtttgtgtgctcctGCCATTTTTACCGGAGGACTACACTGAAAGGATGGAtcgcagaagctcaggaatggttcaagTGCTTTTCTTCAAAGATACTGTCGTaccatctgtcggcatcactaaacgagcagacgtggtaagtgatcgttgtgtattttgctcagctaaatatgttgttgtggttatgttatggataagtccttgcccagagcatatagtgaagtgactggcattacttctcattgttgggaataaacagactgcttgggaacattttatattgttgttccttcaggagttgtggtgatttatgagtgtggagttagcatgttctccctgtgttccggtgattattttgaggcgtactctatatttatattgcacaggtgtaccaaataaagtggccagtaagccccacatttacaccactggctctgggtctcccctcaGCCCGTGGTTGCTTggcagcctcagcctctcttcttgctctctcttcttccaaaacctgtaactctttctctgtatattctggcttcttctcaacaaacttgttgttttgatgacagGAGTAATtgcactaaacatacgctgtttgaaatcactccgcccagcaagtactgtatgtctggaatgtagttccggctctgcatttggcttcaaaacaactctgtctcgttatattacattattatttcatagcgtggtgaatgtgtaagctacaagttgtccacaagagcgttttggcgtcatttgatggtgtatttgattagttttgggggagagagggacctgtaccgttcacctccatttcagtgggcagctctgccccaccagtctcagaacagcacgcactgacaattaaaggtcatgtacctactcatatgactatagcgattacggcaataggcgaatttgccaaaatgtcgaactatccctttaacaatggccttgcatttccaaggtggagagcactgtgagagctaaaggggctacaatctgactcagagctagctcttcttctcctggacaggtacagcataaagtcaaatgtctgttttaattagtgttacagtaacgttaagcacatgtcgctatgttgATTCAATtacatttaatgttacaatcgtagcatgggttaatgtccggagcttgagttattagcggctcggtcccaTCAATGGGTCAGGCATTGCGGTTGTGCTAGGTGAGTAGCCCgacagcccagctaacatttgcaattagcattgtaaaatgtagcccggcgggcagcctggcggctgtgtttagcttttcccctgcctacttcaatgatgatgctacctgtaataaatgcaatatatttgctgagatggaggcgaggctcagtgactacaagagctggtagaagcgctccatagctgtaagttactccaatagccgtagtagctctagtgctaacactgggagctaacgctaacgttcctcTCTTCTCTGTAAGCCGGGCTCATGGTCTTacggagaagagttggaacgttagcatggcagccgtctagtgctaatgctaacgtcCCCGTGCTTAAGCAGGCTCCCAGAacattagcatggcagccgactagtgctaacgctaacgtccccacgctagAGCTCGCTGAAGCTGAGAAGCAGGCTCCCAGaatgttagcatggcagccgactagtgctaacgctaacgtccccacacTAGAGCTTGCTGGAGCCGAGAAGCAGACTcctggaacgttagcatggcagccgactagtgctaacgctaacgtccacgcttctcggctccgactcactgagcctggcggagaagcgtggggacgttagcactaatcggctgccatgctaacgttccaactcttctTCGTGAGACTGGCTCCCAgctcagttggagttggagTGTTAAGCCCAGGATACACTGTAcgatttttaaaatcttattcTTAATACCACCTCACACTGTACGAGTGAATCGTCTGCGATGTGCGGCCAAAGCTCATGATTTACGTGCTCACACTGTACGTTCCGATCATCAAGCACGATCAAAGAGTTCACACTGTACGGGTGAAAACGGCTCGTCGGCCCCTGCTGACTGTCCTGCCCGTTGACAGCTGTCAATAAAGATACATTTGAAAGCTCCGATTTGTTCCGGAAGTGCAGGACAAGCGGTTTGCTTTGATGATTTGTGCTATACTGTATGCCGAAACGTCAAAAAAGAAGAGGCATCGGCGCATATGGACTCGCAGATGGCTTGAGAGATGTGGACAGTATGGTTTGTCCATACTGTAACGAGAGTTGGAGGTCTAGCGCGCTAGCTTGTATGTTTGTTGCGCTTGCTTGAAAATGAGAGCAGAAAAAACTTACCAGGCAGCTGAAGAATATTGGCTATCTCCTGCCAGCGTTTCTCTCGTTGATATAGGTCGTAGTAGGTGGAAGGAGAAACGTCGAACAGCCACTCATACTGTTGCCACAGCTCAACCAACCTGGCCTCCATATTTACAGTTCACTGACGCGTCGCCATGATGATCTATGTCTTTGCGCAGGCGCAGTGAGGGATAAAGGCACAGACGTTGGCGAATCGGATCGTGGCTCTGCTTCAATTGTGCGAATGTCTGTGCCGGCCGACCAAAATTTCTTACATGTCAGAAATTCATCCGACTGTCTGACCGCGGTTCTGGAACAGATGATCAGCCCTCGCTCCCCCCGTACACTGCACGGCAAAAGACGCACTACAAAGCAGAAATCCAGCCCGAGCGTCAGCAGGTCGCGCCTCTCAAAAATCGGGTCAAATCTGGCCAAAAAATCGTACAGTGTATGCTGGGCTTTGGTGTGGCAGCCAAGTAGTGCTAACACTAataggaaagcagggaaatagctaaacacagcagagaccgagagtaAGTGAAAGACATTGCCgactgctaaactaagccaaactaagttggctgtttaggttttatttcctcacccctgtggcaagtgaatctgcctgcagtgaaagcgggggctaaccggtgcttcctcctcatgctccacttcactcagccgccaacacagccagttagcctctccgtttggatccagccggagcaccgagccctggtttgaaGCGGAGCCTGCAGAAGAAACAccaggaccgtctggatgtgatagtccgtggagatgctgcggtACTCGCCGGCACA harbors:
- the LOC125891858 gene encoding GTPase IMAP family member 9-like isoform X2 — encoded protein: MGSLFRNDEELRIVMVGKTGSGKSASGNTILGRACFESKFSSKSMTVDCSKGRGEVDKQRVAVIDTPGLFDTRFGSTKTTKDLCQCISYIAPGPHVFLVVIRLGRFTEEEKQTVQKIEEIFGQAANQYSMVLFTGGDLIKGTTMEEFLGESSELQELVARCNGQYHVFNNELKDRSQVTELLQKIRNIVQKNGGSHYTSEMFQEAERAIEEEKQRILKEKEEQMQKEREELERKIQEKYENQMKKIYAQFQAVRDRERRERDEERMRQKQEVTEERMRFMEEREAERKEKEREMKNLLSKITEQQERELREERNKLQNKYESEAREEAEGINPLYPLVVVGKCIVRAVDKLGKAIGSWFA
- the LOC125891858 gene encoding GTPase IMAP family member 9-like isoform X1, whose amino-acid sequence is MASNSGSLFRNDEELRIVMVGKTGSGKSASGNTILGRACFESKFSSKSMTVDCSKGRGEVDKQRVAVIDTPGLFDTRFGSTKTTKDLCQCISYIAPGPHVFLVVIRLGRFTEEEKQTVQKIEEIFGQAANQYSMVLFTGGDLIKGTTMEEFLGESSELQELVARCNGQYHVFNNELKDRSQVTELLQKIRNIVQKNGGSHYTSEMFQEAERAIEEEKQRILKEKEEQMQKEREELERKIQEKYENQMKKIYAQFQAVRDRERRERDEERMRQKQEVTEERMRFMEEREAERKEKEREMKNLLSKITEQQERELREERNKLQNKYESEAREEAEGINPLYPLVVVGKCIVRAVDKLGKAIGSWFA